CAATACGAATGAAACTCCTCAACGCTCAATCCATTTCGCCCCGGATCGCTCCCCACCTCATTCATTCCCGTCAACCGATTGAAGCAATAAAACGCCGTATCCTCCACGCCCTTCGCCATCACCGGTCCGGTGAACTGCTGGAACCTCAACAAAAACTCGCTTTCCAGCTTCCCCTTCACCTCCATCGTCAACACGTCCCGAAGAAAGTCGAAGAGCCCTCCATCGATATCCTGCCGCTTCTCCTTCGCGCACTCCGCAGCCTGCGTAATGTACTCGCGATCTTCCTCGGTAATCTCCTCACGCTCCGGCACCACGTACGTCCGATAGATCGAAAAGCACGCCGCGACCTCGCGAATCGCGCGCCTCACCTCGGCCCTCGTGTAGTCGCGCCGATCACGATTCGCCTCGCATATCTCCACGAAGATCGACGTCAGCCGATTCACATCGCTCCCCAGTGCCTCCTGCGACACGTTGATCTTCTTCTCATGCGCAATGGCGTGAAAGTCCGTAGGCTGCTCCGTAAAATCCGCATAGACCGAGCTCAACTCCATCATGCCCTCGGGCGCCACCAGCACTCCCGAAACAACATTCAAAAAGTCGTACCCGCTCGTCCCCTCAATCGGCCAATCCTCGCGTAGAAACTCGCCGGGCTCAAGAATCTTCTCTCCGATCACCCACGCATCCGGAGCGCGTTCGCGCAGCCGTTTGAAGTACTCCTTCGGATCACGCAGCCCATCCGGATGATCCACCCGCACGCCATCCAGAACTCCCCGCTTCAACCAATCCAACACGAGCGCATGCGTCTCCTCGAACACATATTCGCGCTCCACTCGCAGACCAATCAGCGTGTTCACATCAAAAAATCGCCGATAGCTCAGCTGCTGGTCCGCAGTCTTCCAGTAAGCCAATCGGTAGTTCTGCTGATTCAAAAAATCATCCACTGCGTCTAGGTTCTCATTCAGGTCCGCCATCGCCCGGTCCATCGCATCGAAGATCTCCGGCTCCTCCGCGCACAACCGCTCCAGCAGAGTAAACAACACCACCTTGTCGCGATGGCGAGCCAGAATCGTTCGCCGATCCACATACTCCGGCGCCGGCAAACGGCCGAACGAAGCCGCAAGAAAACTCAACGTATCCGACTTCGCATACTCCGCCGCTCGAGACAGAATCACCGGCAGCGACTGCGGCGACACCGGCAGCGACTGCCCCGAACACTCCACCTGAAACTTGATGCCGCGCCGCACCACCTTGATCCCGCCCGCCTGCAACACCCTCCCGTACTGGTCCCCAAGGATCGGCACCAGCACCTTGTCGCGAAGCCGCTCCTCCTGCGGCTGCCAGTCGATATCGAAGAACGAAGCATACCGGCTCGACGTGCCGTTTTCGAGCACATCCCACCAGAAGCGGTTCTCCTTGCCGAGCGACATATGATTCGGCACGATGTCCAGCACCTGCCCCAACCCCGCCTCACCCAGCCTCTTGCAGAACCGTTCATGCGCCGCCGCGCCACCCAGCTCTTCATTTACCTTCTGATGGTCGACCACGTCATATCCATGCATACTCCCCGGCGCAGCCTGAAGATAAGGAGAGCTGTAAACATGCGAAATCCCAAGCTCATGCAAATAGTCGGCGATCTTCGCCGCATCGTCGAAGGTAAAGTCTTTATGCAGTTGCAGTCTGTAGGTAGAACCTGGAATTCGTAGCATCATCAACCAATCGAAAGTAGCGTTCAGGAAACAAGGCAGTAAAAATCACGCAGAAATCCCGCACAAAAAAATCCAGGTAATCGGTTAGAGACTCAGAAGCTCTCGTTGGTTGCATTTGGAGATAACCGTGGAGACCCAACGGCGTCACACGACGCGTATCTACCTCTTCTTCTTTCGACGAAATGCAGATTCCGCCGCAGCATTCTGCTCAGGCCGCCACAAACCCGACATCGCAAAAGCAGAATGTATTAACGCAATGTGCGATAACGCCTGGGGGAAGTTCCCCACCATCCGCTTTCCAATAGGATCGTACTCCTCCGACAACAGCCCAACGTCGTTGCGCAGCGCAAGCAACCGTTCAAACATCGCCTTCGCATCTTCCTTTCGCCCGATCAGCCACAAGTTCGTAACCAGCCAGAAGCTGCAAGCCAGAAATGCGCCTTCACCTCCTGCAAGCCCATCCTTCGTCTTCTTGGTATCGTACCGTTCCACGAAGCCGTCCTTCATCAGCCGTCTCTCGATCGCCTCCACCGTGCCAATAATCCGCCTATCATCCATCGGCAAAAATCCCACCAGCCCAATTCGCAGACACGAGGCGTCGAGCTGTTTCGATCCATACGACTGCACAAAGCTGTTCAACTTCTTATCAAACCCCTTCTTACATATCTCCCGATGCAACATCTCGCGGTTCTTCTTCCATCGCTTGACGTCACCCTTCCCATCGAACTGCTCGTGATGCCTAATCGCCCGATCAAGCGCCACCCACGCCATCACCTTCGAGTGAGTAAAGTGTTGCGCACCGCCGCGTGTCTCCCAGATCCCTTCATCAGGGTTCGGCCACACCTTGCACAGATGGTCGATCAACGCCGCCTGTACCGAAGCCGCCGACACACGTATCTCGTCTTCAGCCTGCGGAACCCTCGACAGAGCCGACGAAACCTCACCAAAGACGTCCAGCTGAAACTGATCCACCGCCGCATTCCCGATCCGAACCGGACTCGAATTTTCATAACCGGGCAGCCAGTCTGCCTGCCACTCCACCAACTGTCGCTCGCCGCAGATCCCATAGATCGTCTGCACCTGATCGGGTGCCCCAGCGATGGCGCGCAACAACCACTTACGCCACTCCACCGCCTCGTCCACATAACTGGCCTGCATCAAAATCAGCAACGTAAACGCCGTGTCGCGCAACCAGCAATAGCGATAGTCCCAGTTGCGCGCCCCGCCAATCCTCTCCGGCAACGAGGTCGTTACAGCCGCCACAATCCCCCCCGACGGTCTATACGTCATCGCCTTCAAAGTAATCAGCGAACGCTCCACCGCCTCCGCGTAAGGCCCGGCGTACGCATTCTTCCGGCTCCACTTGCTCCAGAACCTCTGCGTCTCCGCAAGCGCTTTATCCACCGAGAGCTCAGGTGGACTCTTCTCCAGAGACGAAGAACTGGTCAGCGTAAAACTCATCGTCTCGCCCTTACGCACCGTGAAGTCGCTCCGCGTCGTCATGCCTTCTCCACGCAATCGCGCCTTCGTTCTCAGCGTAACCATGTCCATGCCGGCGATCGCCCGCAACCCGTCCGCGGTGCGCGTCACCCAGGGAATCGTCCGTCCGTAATCAAACCGGATCGCCAGATCCATCTGCATCGATACCCTGCCACGAACTCCACGTACGATCCGCACAACATGAGAGTGCCTCTCGCGCGGCGGCATAAAGTCGATCAGGCACACCTCTCCCTCCCTCGTCTCAAAAGTAGTCTCAACGATCAACGTGTGCCCTTCGTACTCCCGCCTCGTCGCCTTCACCTTACCCTTCGGTACGATCTGCCAGAAGCCGTGATCCCGCGTCCCCAGCAGCGCCGCAAAGCAAGCAGCAGACGAGAAGGTGGGCCAGCATAACCAGTCGATCGACCCCTCTTTCGACACCAGCGCCGCAGTCTCGCAGTCCCCCATCATCGCGTAGTCTTCAATCCTCTCCCCATGTAACGCCCCGTGCAACGCCCCATGCGCCGCCCCGTCTACAGCACCATGCAACTTGCCTGCGACTTTCTTCTTCGCCTTCGCCACAAAACCTCCAACTTGCC
This Tunturibacter gelidoferens DNA region includes the following protein-coding sequences:
- the treY gene encoding malto-oligosyltrehalose synthase, translating into MMLRIPGSTYRLQLHKDFTFDDAAKIADYLHELGISHVYSSPYLQAAPGSMHGYDVVDHQKVNEELGGAAAHERFCKRLGEAGLGQVLDIVPNHMSLGKENRFWWDVLENGTSSRYASFFDIDWQPQEERLRDKVLVPILGDQYGRVLQAGGIKVVRRGIKFQVECSGQSLPVSPQSLPVILSRAAEYAKSDTLSFLAASFGRLPAPEYVDRRTILARHRDKVVLFTLLERLCAEEPEIFDAMDRAMADLNENLDAVDDFLNQQNYRLAYWKTADQQLSYRRFFDVNTLIGLRVEREYVFEETHALVLDWLKRGVLDGVRVDHPDGLRDPKEYFKRLRERAPDAWVIGEKILEPGEFLREDWPIEGTSGYDFLNVVSGVLVAPEGMMELSSVYADFTEQPTDFHAIAHEKKINVSQEALGSDVNRLTSIFVEICEANRDRRDYTRAEVRRAIREVAACFSIYRTYVVPEREEITEEDREYITQAAECAKEKRQDIDGGLFDFLRDVLTMEVKGKLESEFLLRFQQFTGPVMAKGVEDTAFYCFNRLTGMNEVGSDPGRNGLSVEEFHSYCGKMQETHPCTMTTLSTHDTKRSDDVRARLAVLSEIPGKFGAAIQRWSRMNNAFRARKPGVDPLPDRNTEYFFYQTLIGAWPLPMDRAQAYMLKAMREAKQQTTWVANNKEFEDALSLFIEFTYSYAPFQRELQQFVERILEAGRVNSLAQTLLKYTAPGVPDLYQGTEIWDLSLVDPDNRRPVDYALRQRLLYDLKPMNGGDAAAQVMARAEEGLPKMWTIHKALQLRRERPKSFGAEADYVPLMVDGAKHDHVIAYLRGEDVVTVAPRLTVKLDGAWKDTVVTLPEGRWRNRLTGAIVEGGEVEVKGLLKDFPVALLAREEVGGDR
- a CDS encoding glycoside hydrolase family 15 protein; the protein is MHRQVGGFVAKAKKKVAGKLHGAVDGAAHGALHGALHGERIEDYAMMGDCETAALVSKEGSIDWLCWPTFSSAACFAALLGTRDHGFWQIVPKGKVKATRREYEGHTLIVETTFETREGEVCLIDFMPPRERHSHVVRIVRGVRGRVSMQMDLAIRFDYGRTIPWVTRTADGLRAIAGMDMVTLRTKARLRGEGMTTRSDFTVRKGETMSFTLTSSSSLEKSPPELSVDKALAETQRFWSKWSRKNAYAGPYAEAVERSLITLKAMTYRPSGGIVAAVTTSLPERIGGARNWDYRYCWLRDTAFTLLILMQASYVDEAVEWRKWLLRAIAGAPDQVQTIYGICGERQLVEWQADWLPGYENSSPVRIGNAAVDQFQLDVFGEVSSALSRVPQAEDEIRVSAASVQAALIDHLCKVWPNPDEGIWETRGGAQHFTHSKVMAWVALDRAIRHHEQFDGKGDVKRWKKNREMLHREICKKGFDKKLNSFVQSYGSKQLDASCLRIGLVGFLPMDDRRIIGTVEAIERRLMKDGFVERYDTKKTKDGLAGGEGAFLACSFWLVTNLWLIGRKEDAKAMFERLLALRNDVGLLSEEYDPIGKRMVGNFPQALSHIALIHSAFAMSGLWRPEQNAAAESAFRRKKKR